In the Solanum pennellii chromosome 5, SPENNV200 genome, one interval contains:
- the LOC107019309 gene encoding uncharacterized protein K02A2.6-like, which translates to MDVIGPIEPAASNGHRFILVAIEYFTKWVEATTYKSVIKKVVADFVRNNLICSFGVPESIITDNGANLNSHLMREICEQFKITHRNSTAYRPQMNGAVEAANKNIKKILRKMIDKHRGWHDMLPYSLLGYRTIVRTSIGATLYLLVYGTEAVILAEVKIPSLRIIQEAESSNAEWVSKRIDQLTLIDEKRMVVVYHGQLYRQRMIRAFHKRVRARNFEVGQLVLKRIFPHQDEYKGKVTPNWQGPYMVRKVLSGGALVLSEMDGTKFRDLLNYSGKISKTVNWDRNFEDGLKISARVYLQVWGDSENVPANNRIDLQASDSKKFVRPDMA; encoded by the exons atggatgtcatcggtccgatagagccagccgcttctaatggacacagATTCATTTTGGTCGCCATTGAATATTTCACTAAGTGGGTGGAGGCAACTACTTACAAGTCGGTAATCAAGAAAGTGGTggctgattttgttcgcaacaatctgatatgcagCTTTGGAGTGCCAGAATCCATTATTACCGATAATGGggcaaatctcaacagtcacttgatgagagagaTATGTGAGCAATTTAAGATTACTCATCGAAATTCAACTGCTTATCGTCCCCAAATGAATGGAGCTGTAGAGGCtgccaataagaatatcaaaaagattttgaggaaaatgattgacaagcATCGAGGTTGGCATGATATGTTACCATATTCTTTGTTGGGATACCGCACGATTGTCAGAACATCGATTGGAGCCACTCTATATTtgctagtatatggaacagaaGCAGTCATACTTGCTGAAGTCAAGATACCGTctttgagaatcatccaagaagctgagtCAAGTAACGCTGAATGGGTTAGTAAGCGGATTGATCAACtaactttgattgatgagaagagaatggttgtcGTCTATCATGGTCAGTTGTATAGACAGAGAATGATTCGTGCCTTTCACAAGAGAGTAAGGGctagaaattttgaagttggcCAGTTGGTTCTTAAGcgtatttttcctcatcaagacgagTACAAAGGAAAGGTCACACCAAACTGGCAAGGTCCTTACATGGTTCGTaaagtattatctggaggtgccttggtcctgtcggagatggatggcacc AAATTCCGCGATCTGCTCAATTACAGTGGAAAGATAAGCAAGACAgttaactgggacagaaattttgaggatggcctcaaaatttcagcACGGGTTTATCTACAAGTCTGGGGCGACTCTGAAAACGTTCCAGCGAATAATCGGATAGACCTCCAAGCATCagactcaaagaagtttgttaGGCCTGATATGGCATGA